In Bogoriella caseilytica, the genomic window CGGGTGCCGACCCGCCCAGCCGCGCCGAGCTCGCAGAATGGAACGGATCATGACCAACTCCACCGCCACTATCTCGCCCACCCCGGCTCAGGCCTGGCAGCGCCTGCAAGAAGGCAACGCCCGCTTCGTGGCCGACGAGATGCTCCACCCCTCCCAGGGCGCGGCCCGGCGCACCGAGGTCGCTGCGGCTCAGCATCCGCAGGCAGTGCTGCTCGGCTGCTCGGACTCCCGTGTGGCGGCCGAGATCATCTTCGACCAGGGGCTGGGGGATCTGTTCGTGGTGCGGACCGCCGGCCACGTGCTCGACGCCTCGGTGATCGGCTCCGTGGAGTACGGCGTGGAGGTGCTCGGCGCTCCGCTGGTGGTGGTGCTCGGGCACGACCGCTGTGGCGCCGTGGGCGCGGCCGCGGAGGCACTGCTCAGCGGGCAGATGCCCACCGGGTTCATCCGCTCCGTGGTCGACCGCGTCATCCCCTCGCTGCTGACCGAGCCGCGCCTCGGTCCCGCCGAGGGCGAGGACGTCGCCGGCGCAGTTCCCGGCGAGCCGGCACAGCGCAGCCGTGAGCTCTCCCTCCCCGATGAGGACGTGCTGCGTCGCCGCCATGTGCGCACCACGGTGCAGATGCTGCGGGACTACTCCACCTCTCTGTCCGAGTCCATCGAGACGGGCCGTGTCGGCATCGTGGGTGTGGAGTACACCCTCGCGGACGGCACGGCCCACCTCGTGGAGGAGCTCGGCGAGGTCAGCTGACGTCGATCCCCTCCAGCAGTTCGGTGACGAGCGCGGCCACCCGCGATCGCTCCGAGCGGGTGAGGGTCACGTGCGCGAAGAGGTCGCGGCCCTTGAGCGCCTCCACCACCGCGGCCACCCCGTCGTGGCGGCCGACGCGGAGGTTGTCGCGCTGGGCGATGTCATGGGTGATGATGACCTTGGAGTTCTGGCCGATACGCGAGAGCACGGTGAGCAGCACGTTGCGCTCCAGGGACTGGCCCTCGTCCACGATCACCCAGGCGTCGTGCAGGGAACGCCCGCGGATGTGGGTCAGGGGCAGCACCTCGAGCATGCCGCGGGCCAGCACCTCGTCGAGTACCTCCGGGGCCACCAGCGCCCCGAGGGTGTCGTAGACGGCGTCGGTCCAAGGATTCATCTTCTCGTTCTGATCGCCGGGCAGGTAGCCGAGTTCCTGGCCGCCCACCGCGTACAGCGGGCGGAAGACGATGACCTTGCGATGCTCCTGGCGCTCGAGCACCGCCTCCAGCCCGGCGCACAGCGCGAGTGCTGACTTCCCGGTTCCCGCCCGTCCGCCGAGAGAGACGATGCCGATCTCGGGGTTGGTGAGGTGCTCGATGGCCAGGCGCTGTTCGGCGCTGCGCCCCCGCACCCCGAAGACCTCCCGGTCGCCGCGCACCAGCCGCACCACCGGTTCCGGGGTGGCGCTGCCGGTGACGATCTTGCCGAGTGCAGAGCCGCCCGGAGCGTGCAGCACCACGCCGGTGTTGACGGGAGCCTCGCTCAGCCGGCCCGGGGTGGCGAGCTCGGCCACGATGACCTCGCCGGCCTCCCAGAGCTGGCTCATCTCCGAGTCGGTGAGCTCGGCGTGTGCCATGCCGGTCCATCCCGAGTCGATCACCTGCTGCGCGCGGTACTCCTCGGCGTGCAAGCCCACCGCGGAGGCCTTGACGCGCATGGGCAGGTCCTTGGAGACCACCGTGACGGAGTGCCCCTCACTGGCGAGGTTCGCCGCCACAGCCAGGATCCGGGTGTCGTTGTCGCCCAGACGCAGGCCCGAGGGGAGGACCTGGTCATCGGAGTGATTGAGTTCCACGCGCACCGTGCCGCCGTCATCTCCCACCGGCACTGGTTGGTCGAGCTTGCCGTGCTTGACCCGCAGGTCGTCCAGCAGGCGCAGGGCCGAACGGGCGAAGTACCCCAGTTCGCTGTGGTGACGCTTGGCTTCGAGTTCCGTGACCACCACAACCGGCAGGACGACGTCGTGTTCCGCGAAGCGCAGGAGAGCGCGCGGGTCGGAGAGCAGAACCGAGGTGTCCAGCACATAGGTGCGCAGGGCAGTACCGGTCGGTTCGGCGACGCCTAGCGCTGCGGCGACATCGGTTCCCGCGGGCGGTGCGGTGTCCGGCTCGATCGCTGCTGTGCCGAGCTGGGCGGTGGCGCTGGTGACGGGATCAGTGCTCACGATGTCTCCTCTCGGCGCGCCTAGCACGCCGATTCTCAGCCCGCGTGCCGGTAGGGACGCGGTATCCGGTGGGAGAGGTCACCAGCCACCTGGGGTGGGGCCGGCGGCCCCTCCCATCCGCAGCGGAGAGCTGCATGGGCTGAACCTCCCGGAGGACGGCGGGTATGCCGTCCGTCACAGGGGAAGTTACGCCTGGCGGTCTCGATCACCACCGTGACACGCGCTGCGGGGCGCAGATGTCATCCACTGTTCACATTCATCCGGGGCCTCCCCCGGATGAAAGCCCCCACACCACGCCGTTCGCTCAGCGGCCCATGCGGCGTTCGCGCTGGGAGTAGTCGCGCAGTGCGCGCAGGAAGTCGGTGCGCCGGAAATCCGGCCAGAAGGCCTCACAGAAGTAATACTCGCTGTGCACCGATTGCCAGAGCAGGAACCCGCCCACCCGTTGCTCTCCCGAGGTGCGGATCACCAGATCGGGATCGGGCTGGCCCTTCGTGTAGAGGTGGTCGGCGATGTCGGCCACAGTGAGCGAGTCGGCCACCTCGTCCAGGCTGCGCCCCTGGGCGGCAGCGCTGCGCAGTAAGGACCGCACGGCATCGGCGATCTCGTCACGCCCGCCATAGCCGATGGCGACGTTCACGTGCAGGCCGGTCACCTCGGCAGTCGAGGCCTCAGCATCACGGAGGCGATCGGCCAGCGACTCGGGCAGCAGATCGAAGGACCCCACGACCGCGATCCGCCACTTACCGGCCGAGGCAAGGGTTTCGACCGCCTCGACGATGATGTCCAGCAGATCGGCGACCTCGTCGGGATCGCGGCGGAGGTTGTCAGTCGAGAGCATCCAGAGAGTGGCAACCTCCACGCCCACTTCCTCGCACCAGCTGAGCAGGTCGAAGATCTTGTCCGCCCCGCGCCGGTGCCCGTGCGCAGCCGGCTTGCCCACCGACCGGGCCCACCGGCGGTTGCCGTCGAGCATCACTCCGATGTGCCGGGGTACGCGGCTCAGGTCGAGTCGCGCCAGGAGCCGGCGCTCATAGAGGCGGTAGAGGAGGCCGGGACGGCGCATTCTTCCTCCGGCTCGTCGGTGGCGATGGTCACGGGAAGGCTACCCCCGCCAGGGCGATCCGCTAACCTACGCTACCGTAGGTAACCGCCCCGCTGGCCATGGTCCGACCCTGGCCCCGCGCCGACGGGCCCAGCATCCACGCCAGTCGCGCGCCATCCGCTGGTCCGAACACCGGAAGGTCCCGATGCCGACCGACATGCCAGAACGCCGCCACTCCCCCGCAGTAATGTCTCCTGACGAAGCCAACGCCGTGGCCGAACAGGCCGCCGAGAACGAGCACTCCGTCCCCGAGGCGGTGGCTGCCGCCGTCAAGCCGATGCTGCGCGGATGGATCCACCTGGTCACCACACCCCTGGCGCTGATCAGCGGCCTGGTGCTCCTGGTGCTGACCCCCACGGTGCACGCACGCATCGGTGTCGCAGTCTTCGTGCTCGCTGCCGTGGTGCTCTTCGGCACGTCCGCGATCTACCACCGCGGCACCTGGTCTCCGCAGCTCTTCGCCATGCTGCGCCGGATGGACCACTCCAACATCTTCTTGCTCATCGCCGGCACCTACACCCCGCTCGCGGTCATCCTGCTCGAGGGCAACACAGCCACCCTGCTGCTGAGCGTCATCTGGGGCGGAGCCGCCATCGGGATCGTCTCGCGAATGCTCTGGCTCGGTGCGCCGCGCTGGGTCTACGTCCCGCTGTACATCCTGCTCGGCTGGGTGGCGGTCTGGTTCTTGCCCGACTTCTGGACCGTGGGTGGACCAGCCGTCGTGCTGCTGGTCGCCGCGGGCGGACTCGCTTACACGCTCGGAGCCACGGCGTACGCCATCAAGCGCCCCAACCCCTCCCCGGACTGGTTCGGCTTCCACGAGATCTTCCACGTCGGCACCGTGGTGGGGTGGGGCTGCCACTTCGCCGCCGTAGCAGTGGCGGTGGCCCGTCTGGCCTAAGAGCCGGGTCCGTCGCCGTCGTGTGCGGCAGCGTCCTCGGCTCCCGACTGCGTGCCGGCCTCCGGCGGAGTGACGGCATCAGACTGCGTACCGGCCTCGGGCGTTTCCTGGACAGCGCGCGCCTCGGCCTCCTCACGCCGCTGGGAGTTCTGTTCCACCGTGCGCGAGTGCCGCAGCATCGAGCGCACCAGGACGATCAGAGCGCACGCCATGGCGAAGAAGAAGAGGAACCCGTAGATCCCCGGGCTCGCCTCCCACAGCTCGATCGGCACCGTGTCCGGCGCGGTGGGCGACGGGCTGGGCTCACCATCGGCCGCGAGGACACTGAGGGCGTTCACGCGGAATCCTCACCGGCCGGGCGTTCAGGGCCCGAGCCGTACTCGACCAGCGCAGTGACATCCAGGCCCTCGGGAACGACGCCCGCGAACAGATCCTGCTCCAGCCCTTCTCCAGCCTCCGCCGGAATCCGCGAGCGGGCGACCTCGAACTCCTCGTAGGGCCACACCTCAGCCTCGATGTCACGCGGGACCATGAAGAAGAAGCCATCTGGATCGATCTGGGTGGCGTGAGCCCGCAGGGCGTCGTCGCGCTGCGGGAAGTAGTCCGCGCAGCTGATCCGCGCCGTCGGAACGCGCTCCGGGCGGCCAGGGCGGCCATCGAGCCACTCGGCGAAGGGAGAGACGAGCCCGCGGGAGTCCATCGCCTCGTGCAGTGCCCGGATCCGGTCGGCAGAGAAGGAGACGTCGTAGTACAGCTTCTGCACCGCCCATGGTTCCCCGGCCTCCGGGTAGGCCTCGGGGTCCGCGGCCGCCTCATAGGCGGCCATGGAGACCTTGTGCACCATGATGTGATCCGGGTGGGGGTACCCGCCGAGCTCGTTGTAGCAGGTCATCACATGCGGGCGGAACTCGCGGATCTGGCGCACCAGGGCACCGACGGTGGTCTCCAGGGGCTGCAGGGCGAAGCAGCCCTCCGGCAGCGGCGGCAGCGGGTCCCCCTCGGGCAGACCGGAGTCGACGAAACCGAGCCACACCTGCTCGATGCCCAGCGCGGACGCAGCCGCAGCCATCTCCTTGCGGCGGTAATCAGGGAGGTCCGCGAGGATGTGCGGGTCCTCGGCGAGGCGCGGGTTGAGGATGTCGCCCCGCTCCCCACCGGTGCAGGTCACTACACGCACGGGGTTCCCTGACGCCGCATAGCGGGCCATGGTGGCGGCACCCTTGCTGGACTCGTCGTCCGGGTGGGCATGGACTGCCATCAACCGCAGATCGCTCACGTGGATCCCTTCTGCACAAGCTCAAGCGTGAGGCGCGGTCCGAGGTCCCCCTCGTCCGCGCCATTGCGGGACAATGGTCCCATGACCACGCCCGACCCCGCGATCATGTCGGCCCGATATGGACGTGAGCGGCGGACACCACGCGCCTTTGCCGTGGCCGGCGTGCTGGCTGGCCTCCTGGTCACCCTCGCCGTGGGCCCCCAGCTCGGAGATCGCAACCCCACCGTCCACGCTGAGCATCTGAGCTACGAGGTCATCGACGATGCCACCGTAACCGTGCGCTTCGCCCTGACCACGCGGCCTGGCGTCACCGCCCGGTGCAGCGTGGTCGCCTTCAACGAAGCCCACACCCAGGTGGGATTCCGCGAGGTCACCATCGGCCCCGTGGCGGAGCGCCGGAGCGCGCACGAGACACAGCTCACCACCAACGAGCACGCCACGACGGGATCCGTGGAGAATTGCATCGTGGTGGCCGCGGAGTAAAATAGTCGTTTCGCACCCACAGATGCCCTTGCCTCGGTCGCACTCGGCGGCCGAGGCATCGATGTCGATATGGAGGAATCGTGAGCGCGTCAACGACCTGGCTGACCCAGGAGGCTTTCGACCGCCTCCAGGCGGAGCTCGACCACCTCACCACCGAGGGCCGGCACGAGATCGCCCAGAAGATCGAAGATGCACGCCAGGAGGGCGACCTCAAGGAGAACGGCGGATACCACGCCGCCCGTGAGGAACAGGCCAAACAAGAGGCACGCATCATCCAGCTCACCGAGCTGCTGCGCGATGCCGAGGTCGGCCAGGCGCCCAAGCAGACCGAGGTGGTGGAGTCCGGCACCGTCGTCACCGCCACCATCGCCGGGCGCAACCTGACCTTCCTGCTCGGCTCGCGCGAGGCCGCCCGGGACCTGGACATCGACGTCTATTCCGAGTCCTCACCGCTCGGTGCGGCCGTTCTGGGCAAGAAGGCCGGGGAGAAGTCGTCCTACGAGGCTCCCAACGGCTCCACCATCGAGGTCACCGTGGAGAAGGTCGAACCCTTCCAGGGCTGATCAACATCATCTCGGCCGACGGCTCGTGCGCCCACCCGGATATCCGGGTGGGCGCACGACGTTGCGGGCAACTCAGTGCTCAGCTGCGGAGTATCCGCGGTCACGCAGGTGGGTGATGACGTCGGCGCAGTGCTCGGGACCCTTGGTCTCCAGGTCCACCGTCACCGCGACCTCGCCGACGGCGAGGTTGGTGGTCGTGCGCGAGTGGGTGATGTCGATGACGTTGGCCCCGGTGGCGGCCAGCTCGACCAGCAGCGCGGCCAGCGAACCGGGGGTGTCGGTGACGATCACCCGCGCCTTGAGGTAGCGCCGGACCGCCCTCATGCCGTGGCGGATGCTGCGCAGCAACACCAGGGGGTCGACGTTCCCACCGGAGAGGATCGCCACCACTGGGCCCTCGAAGATGCCGGGCTCCTCGAGCAGAGCGGCCACGCCGGCGGCGCCGGAGGGCTCCACCACCAGCTTGGCCCGCTCAGCCAGCAGCAGCATGGCGTGGGAGATGAGCTCCTCGCTCACCGTGTCGACCGAGGCGACGTGATCACGGATCAGACCGAAGGGGACCTCACCGGGCAGGGCGACGGCGATGCCGTCGGCCATGGTCTGCAGCCGTTCCAGCTGCACCGGGTGCCCGACCGCCAGGGACTCCGGCCAGGCTGCGGCCGATTCGGCCTGCACGCCCACGACCG contains:
- a CDS encoding PhoH family protein yields the protein MRTYVLDTSVLLSDPRALLRFAEHDVVLPVVVVTELEAKRHHSELGYFARSALRLLDDLRVKHGKLDQPVPVGDDGGTVRVELNHSDDQVLPSGLRLGDNDTRILAVAANLASEGHSVTVVSKDLPMRVKASAVGLHAEEYRAQQVIDSGWTGMAHAELTDSEMSQLWEAGEVIVAELATPGRLSEAPVNTGVVLHAPGGSALGKIVTGSATPEPVVRLVRGDREVFGVRGRSAEQRLAIEHLTNPEIGIVSLGGRAGTGKSALALCAGLEAVLERQEHRKVIVFRPLYAVGGQELGYLPGDQNEKMNPWTDAVYDTLGALVAPEVLDEVLARGMLEVLPLTHIRGRSLHDAWVIVDEGQSLERNVLLTVLSRIGQNSKVIITHDIAQRDNLRVGRHDGVAAVVEALKGRDLFAHVTLTRSERSRVAALVTELLEGIDVS
- a CDS encoding DUF4307 domain-containing protein; amino-acid sequence: MTTPDPAIMSARYGRERRTPRAFAVAGVLAGLLVTLAVGPQLGDRNPTVHAEHLSYEVIDDATVTVRFALTTRPGVTARCSVVAFNEAHTQVGFREVTIGPVAERRSAHETQLTTNEHATTGSVENCIVVAAE
- the greA gene encoding transcription elongation factor GreA — translated: MSASTTWLTQEAFDRLQAELDHLTTEGRHEIAQKIEDARQEGDLKENGGYHAAREEQAKQEARIIQLTELLRDAEVGQAPKQTEVVESGTVVTATIAGRNLTFLLGSREAARDLDIDVYSESSPLGAAVLGKKAGEKSSYEAPNGSTIEVTVEKVEPFQG
- a CDS encoding isoprenyl transferase; its protein translation is MRRPGLLYRLYERRLLARLDLSRVPRHIGVMLDGNRRWARSVGKPAAHGHRRGADKIFDLLSWCEEVGVEVATLWMLSTDNLRRDPDEVADLLDIIVEAVETLASAGKWRIAVVGSFDLLPESLADRLRDAEASTAEVTGLHVNVAIGYGGRDEIADAVRSLLRSAAAQGRSLDEVADSLTVADIADHLYTKGQPDPDLVIRTSGEQRVGGFLLWQSVHSEYYFCEAFWPDFRRTDFLRALRDYSQRERRMGR
- the mca gene encoding mycothiol conjugate amidase Mca is translated as MAVHAHPDDESSKGAATMARYAASGNPVRVVTCTGGERGDILNPRLAEDPHILADLPDYRRKEMAAAASALGIEQVWLGFVDSGLPEGDPLPPLPEGCFALQPLETTVGALVRQIREFRPHVMTCYNELGGYPHPDHIMVHKVSMAAYEAAADPEAYPEAGEPWAVQKLYYDVSFSADRIRALHEAMDSRGLVSPFAEWLDGRPGRPERVPTARISCADYFPQRDDALRAHATQIDPDGFFFMVPRDIEAEVWPYEEFEVARSRIPAEAGEGLEQDLFAGVVPEGLDVTALVEYGSGPERPAGEDSA
- a CDS encoding carbonic anhydrase, whose amino-acid sequence is MTNSTATISPTPAQAWQRLQEGNARFVADEMLHPSQGAARRTEVAAAQHPQAVLLGCSDSRVAAEIIFDQGLGDLFVVRTAGHVLDASVIGSVEYGVEVLGAPLVVVLGHDRCGAVGAAAEALLSGQMPTGFIRSVVDRVIPSLLTEPRLGPAEGEDVAGAVPGEPAQRSRELSLPDEDVLRRRHVRTTVQMLRDYSTSLSESIETGRVGIVGVEYTLADGTAHLVEELGEVS
- the ilvA gene encoding threonine ammonia-lyase, translated to MPYAFDHATFAAAAQQIDGVVHQTPMVRSPHLSEIAGVPVLLKAENLQTTGSFKLRGAFTRLSRLSDEEKQQGVVAASAGNHAQGVAFSAQRLGIPARIVMPEDAALPKVEATRRYGAEVVLSGPDVAAALTVAMADAERSGRTFIHPYDHEDVVAGQGTLGLEILDQVPDVGTILVPTGGGGLLAGVAAAVHSVRPEVAVVGVQAESAAAWPESLAVGHPVQLERLQTMADGIAVALPGEVPFGLIRDHVASVDTVSEELISHAMLLLAERAKLVVEPSGAAGVAALLEEPGIFEGPVVAILSGGNVDPLVLLRSIRHGMRAVRRYLKARVIVTDTPGSLAALLVELAATGANVIDITHSRTTTNLAVGEVAVTVDLETKGPEHCADVITHLRDRGYSAAEH
- the trhA gene encoding PAQR family membrane homeostasis protein TrhA — its product is MPTDMPERRHSPAVMSPDEANAVAEQAAENEHSVPEAVAAAVKPMLRGWIHLVTTPLALISGLVLLVLTPTVHARIGVAVFVLAAVVLFGTSAIYHRGTWSPQLFAMLRRMDHSNIFLLIAGTYTPLAVILLEGNTATLLLSVIWGGAAIGIVSRMLWLGAPRWVYVPLYILLGWVAVWFLPDFWTVGGPAVVLLVAAGGLAYTLGATAYAIKRPNPSPDWFGFHEIFHVGTVVGWGCHFAAVAVAVARLA